Proteins encoded in a region of the Micropterus dolomieu isolate WLL.071019.BEF.003 ecotype Adirondacks linkage group LG09, ASM2129224v1, whole genome shotgun sequence genome:
- the trib1 gene encoding tribbles homolog 1, with translation MNLQWSSPAPCIRTGRVAHKRLDSDDQPPAKCARLSAEAGDTQGLLGTSPGSPVSPVSTPIPATHQGPSRIGPFLLLPLADRESVHSAMNTDTGDELLCKVFDMGVYQEKIRAYGILPAHKNVASIRDIILGERKAYVFLDKDFGDMHTLVKSCRRLDEEHTCRLFRQVALAVAHCHQAGIVLGDLKLRKFVFADEKRTQVRLESLEDCRVLEDPNDDSMSDTHGCPAYVSPEILSSSAPYSGKMADMWSLGVMLYTMLVGRYPFHDPDPATLFSKIRRGQCCLPEGLSPKAKCLLQSLLRKEPWERLTATELFTHPWFHRPPSSREVVLGEQEVTSAEQMVPSFDVEEDDDLFC, from the exons ATGAACTTGCAGTGGAGCAGCCCGGCACCCTGCATCCGCACCGGGAGAGTCGCGCACAAGCGGCTGGACTCAGATGATCAGCCGCCGGCCAAATGCGCCAGGCTGAGCGCAGAGGCGGGGGACACACAGGGACTCCTCGGTACTTCTCCCGGGTCCCCGGTCAGCCCCGTCTCAACCCCTATCCCGGCAACCCACCAGGGGCCATCCAGGATAGGACCGTTTCTGCTTCTACCTCTGGCGGACCGGGAGAGCGTGCACAGCGCGATGAACACCGACACCGGCGATGAGCTACTGTGCAAG gTCTTTGATATGGGGGTGTACCAGGAAAAGATCAGAGCCTACGGGATCCTGCCAGCCCACAAGAATGTGGCCAGCATCAGGGACATCATCCTTGGTGAGCGTAAGGCCTATGTGTTCCTGGACAAGGACTTTGGGGACATGCACACCTTGGTGAAGAGCTGTCGCAGGCTGGATGAGGAGCACACCTGCAGACTCTTCCGTCAGGTGGCTCTGGCTGTGGCACACTGCCACCAGGCTGGCATCGTGCTGGGTGACCTCAAACTGCGAAAGTTTGTCTTCGCTGATGAAAAAAG GACACAAGTGAGACTTGAAAGCCTCGAGGACTGTCGTGTACTAGAAGACCCTAACGACGACTCCATGTCAGACACCCACGGCTGTCCCGCCTACGTCAGCCCAGAGATCCTCAGCAGCTCTGCACCTTACTCTGGCAAGATGGCCGACATGTGGAGCCTGGGGGTCATGCTGTACACCATGCTGGTTGGTCGCTACCCCTTCCATGACCCAGACCCGGCCACACTGTTTTCCAAAATCCGCAGAGGCCAGTGCTGTTTGCCAGAGGGCTTGTCGCCCAAGGCCAAGTGTCTGCTCCAGAGCCTGCTGAGGAAAGAACCCTGGGAGAGACTCACAGCGACTGAGCTGTTCACTCACCCGTGGTTCCACCGGCCGCCCTCATCGCGGGAAGTGGTGCTGGgtgaacaggaagtgacctcgGCGGAACAGATGGTGCCATCGTTTGACGTGGAAGAGGATGATGATCTGTTCTGCTGA